One stretch of Cervus canadensis isolate Bull #8, Minnesota chromosome 5, ASM1932006v1, whole genome shotgun sequence DNA includes these proteins:
- the IL1RN gene encoding interleukin-1 receptor antagonist protein isoform X3: MQAFRIWDVNQKIFYLRNNQLVAGYLQGPNTKLEEKIDVVPIEPHTMFLGIHGGKLCLACVKSGDEIKLKLEAVNITDLNQNREQDKRFAFIRSDNGPTTSFESAACPGWFLCTSLEADQPVGFTNKPTEAIKVTKFYFQQD; the protein is encoded by the exons ATGCAAGCCTTCAG GATCTGGGATGTCAACCAGAAGATCTTCTACCTGAGGAATAACCAATTAGTTGCTGGATACTTGCAAGGGCCAAATACTAAATTAGAAG AGAAGATAGATGTGGTACCCATCGAACCCCATACTATGTTCCTGGGGATCCATGGGGGGAAGCTGTGCCTGGCCTGCGTCAAATCTGGAGATGAGATCAAGCTCAAGTTAGAG GCTGTGAACATCACTGACTTGAACCAGAACAGGGAGCAGGACAAGCGCTTTGCCTTCATCCGCTCCGACAATGGCCCCACCACCAGCTTCGAGTCAGCTGCCTGCCCCGGCTGGTTCCTCTGCACATCACTGGAGGCTGACCAGCCGGTGGGCTTCACCAATAAGCCCACAGAGGCCATCAAGGTCACCAAGTTCTACTTCCAGCAGGACTAG
- the IL1RN gene encoding interleukin-1 receptor antagonist protein isoform X2 yields MALETACHPLGKRPCEMQAFRIWDVNQKIFYLRNNQLVAGYLQGPNTKLEEKIDVVPIEPHTMFLGIHGGKLCLACVKSGDEIKLKLEAVNITDLNQNREQDKRFAFIRSDNGPTTSFESAACPGWFLCTSLEADQPVGFTNKPTEAIKVTKFYFQQD; encoded by the exons ATGGCTTTAG AAACAGCCTGCCACCCCTTGGGAAAGAGACCCTGCGAGATGCAAGCCTTCAG GATCTGGGATGTCAACCAGAAGATCTTCTACCTGAGGAATAACCAATTAGTTGCTGGATACTTGCAAGGGCCAAATACTAAATTAGAAG AGAAGATAGATGTGGTACCCATCGAACCCCATACTATGTTCCTGGGGATCCATGGGGGGAAGCTGTGCCTGGCCTGCGTCAAATCTGGAGATGAGATCAAGCTCAAGTTAGAG GCTGTGAACATCACTGACTTGAACCAGAACAGGGAGCAGGACAAGCGCTTTGCCTTCATCCGCTCCGACAATGGCCCCACCACCAGCTTCGAGTCAGCTGCCTGCCCCGGCTGGTTCCTCTGCACATCACTGGAGGCTGACCAGCCGGTGGGCTTCACCAATAAGCCCACAGAGGCCATCAAGGTCACCAAGTTCTACTTCCAGCAGGACTAG
- the IL1RN gene encoding interleukin-1 receptor antagonist protein isoform X1 has product MDIYIYSYLICLLLFLFHSETACHPLGKRPCEMQAFRIWDVNQKIFYLRNNQLVAGYLQGPNTKLEEKIDVVPIEPHTMFLGIHGGKLCLACVKSGDEIKLKLEAVNITDLNQNREQDKRFAFIRSDNGPTTSFESAACPGWFLCTSLEADQPVGFTNKPTEAIKVTKFYFQQD; this is encoded by the exons ATGGACATCTACATCTACAGTTACCTaatctgtctcctcctcttcctgttcCATTCAGAAACAGCCTGCCACCCCTTGGGAAAGAGACCCTGCGAGATGCAAGCCTTCAG GATCTGGGATGTCAACCAGAAGATCTTCTACCTGAGGAATAACCAATTAGTTGCTGGATACTTGCAAGGGCCAAATACTAAATTAGAAG AGAAGATAGATGTGGTACCCATCGAACCCCATACTATGTTCCTGGGGATCCATGGGGGGAAGCTGTGCCTGGCCTGCGTCAAATCTGGAGATGAGATCAAGCTCAAGTTAGAG GCTGTGAACATCACTGACTTGAACCAGAACAGGGAGCAGGACAAGCGCTTTGCCTTCATCCGCTCCGACAATGGCCCCACCACCAGCTTCGAGTCAGCTGCCTGCCCCGGCTGGTTCCTCTGCACATCACTGGAGGCTGACCAGCCGGTGGGCTTCACCAATAAGCCCACAGAGGCCATCAAGGTCACCAAGTTCTACTTCCAGCAGGACTAG